One window of Cryobacterium arcticum genomic DNA carries:
- a CDS encoding type II toxin-antitoxin system HipA family toxin produces MSNEQVRLIDAVDVYLDESPERPESPESAGAPLLIGALRASFGAGRQLGGSSFEYTAEYLASPSRYAISPDLPLVAGKQFSGEDAALFGAFADATPDDWGTGLIDAAFTRERGAGWPLALGEFDHLVQQNDLTRMGALRFREPGTSGTSAAGASTPGTSTAAPEWLTAAQHTAANPNDAQRIAEAVARFEEYEATDEDMEILGYAGSSLGGARPKATIQDADGGLWLLKLPSNRDRRIDTEAWEATALDLAAAAGLRVPRHRLIRLDEHKSSLLIERFDRRFDQRSQSRVGYMSAMTAMQLGPQQSATYEDLADTIDQVTLESSVEDLREMFGRVALTVLVGNVDDHWKNHGFTRERTGVDAGAATSWRLSPAFDVNPTRPGSRVRSRRINSHDDPSNRDVRLLIEGRDAYRLTQRDAAEVLARVTRAVGTWRETARKYNIGPGEIEYMAPAFNEAQFEYAERFVIEHLAVTSPRVPPAVPPVPAIPRAGQPLADRKRRFPELFAAGEGASSSPDASTDLEY; encoded by the coding sequence ATGAGCAACGAACAGGTGCGACTCATTGACGCGGTCGATGTGTATCTCGACGAGAGTCCAGAGCGCCCTGAGAGCCCTGAGAGCGCCGGTGCCCCCCTCTTGATCGGAGCGCTTCGAGCATCCTTCGGAGCCGGCCGCCAGCTCGGCGGCAGCAGCTTCGAGTACACCGCTGAGTATCTGGCGAGCCCGTCCCGGTACGCGATCTCCCCGGACCTGCCCCTGGTGGCCGGCAAGCAGTTCTCCGGAGAGGACGCTGCGCTGTTTGGCGCTTTCGCCGACGCGACACCAGACGACTGGGGCACCGGCCTCATCGACGCTGCATTCACGCGCGAGCGAGGCGCTGGGTGGCCGCTCGCACTCGGCGAGTTCGACCACCTCGTGCAGCAGAACGACCTCACCCGTATGGGTGCGCTGCGCTTCAGGGAACCCGGCACCTCAGGTACGAGTGCAGCTGGTGCGAGTACACCAGGCACGAGTACAGCAGCCCCTGAGTGGCTAACAGCTGCCCAGCACACCGCGGCAAACCCCAACGATGCGCAGCGCATCGCTGAAGCTGTGGCCAGATTCGAAGAGTACGAGGCCACTGACGAGGACATGGAGATCCTCGGCTACGCGGGCTCCAGTCTCGGCGGCGCCCGGCCCAAGGCCACCATCCAAGACGCCGACGGCGGCCTGTGGCTGCTGAAGCTGCCCTCGAACCGCGACCGGCGCATCGACACTGAAGCCTGGGAAGCAACCGCACTCGACCTCGCTGCCGCCGCTGGACTGCGTGTTCCCCGCCACCGCCTGATCCGCCTCGACGAGCACAAGTCGTCGCTGCTCATCGAGCGCTTCGATCGGCGCTTCGATCAGCGAAGCCAGTCCCGAGTCGGCTACATGTCGGCGATGACCGCAATGCAGCTTGGGCCGCAGCAGTCTGCGACGTACGAGGATCTCGCCGACACGATCGACCAGGTCACCCTCGAGTCTTCAGTCGAGGACCTGCGAGAGATGTTCGGCCGCGTGGCACTCACTGTGCTGGTGGGTAACGTCGACGATCACTGGAAGAACCATGGCTTCACCAGGGAGCGCACTGGAGTTGATGCTGGCGCTGCGACGTCCTGGCGCCTCAGTCCGGCCTTCGACGTGAACCCCACTCGACCAGGGAGCCGAGTGCGCTCGCGCAGGATCAACAGCCACGACGACCCGTCGAACCGCGACGTGCGTCTGCTCATTGAGGGCCGTGACGCCTACCGGCTAACGCAGCGTGATGCAGCTGAGGTGCTCGCGCGCGTGACTCGTGCTGTTGGTACCTGGCGCGAAACGGCCCGGAAGTACAACATCGGCCCCGGTGAGATTGAGTACATGGCGCCGGCGTTCAATGAAGCGCAGTTCGAGTACGCCGAACGCTTCGTTATTGAGCATCTGGCAGTAACTTCGCCGCGGGTGCCGCCGGCGGTGCCGCCGGTGCCTGCCATCCCCAGGGCTGGGCAGCCGCTGGCCGATCGCAAGCGGCGCTTCCCTGAGCTCTTCGCCGCTGGCGAGGGTGCCTCGAGCTCACCGGACGCGTCAACTGACCTTGAATACTGA
- a CDS encoding helix-turn-helix domain-containing protein: protein MVTRRSPARSRMLVELGANIARWRKLQGLSASQLAERAHVTRDTLRGIETGTGAPRMDSLLAVLNSLGLANTVIASTDPWNSTAGRALMDEQIGIAGQVGHTPNPAAQPNQPSAADRK, encoded by the coding sequence ATGGTCACCCGTCGTTCGCCGGCACGTTCGCGCATGCTGGTCGAGCTTGGCGCGAACATCGCACGCTGGCGGAAGCTTCAGGGTCTCAGTGCCTCCCAGCTCGCCGAGCGCGCTCATGTCACCAGGGACACCCTTCGGGGCATCGAGACCGGCACCGGTGCTCCCCGGATGGACTCACTGCTGGCCGTGCTCAACTCGCTGGGCCTGGCCAACACCGTCATCGCCAGCACGGATCCCTGGAACTCCACCGCCGGCCGGGCCCTCATGGACGAACAGATCGGCATCGCTGGCCAGGTTGGCCACACCCCCAACCCAGCCGCGCAGCCCAACCAGCCCAGCGCAGCAGACCGAAAGTGA
- a CDS encoding peptidyl-tRNA hydrolase, whose translation MNEFTADPVQTIVVKPSTHFDTITAAAFASGLSLAQADLDSEPWRTWLAGSFTKSVRQAKRPADLERLRTLDLPRIEIAVGDAVNIAFVPAPYDQSPREISRLQVSGLDLEREATAGGNYARAGAVTPHIEINREAAMSTGKTAAQVSHAVCAWLLAQPLGTRRAWAQRPGISLSEISFVEQDDEVETQASLSTSERRLIVIRDNGLTEVTPGTTTVRVFAERFA comes from the coding sequence ATGAACGAATTCACTGCAGATCCGGTACAGACGATCGTCGTCAAGCCGTCCACCCATTTCGACACCATCACTGCAGCCGCGTTCGCGTCCGGCCTATCCCTGGCGCAGGCGGACCTCGACAGCGAGCCGTGGCGCACTTGGCTCGCTGGGAGCTTCACCAAGAGCGTCCGGCAGGCCAAACGGCCGGCGGACCTCGAGCGCCTCCGCACTCTCGACCTGCCACGCATCGAGATCGCCGTCGGTGACGCCGTAAATATTGCCTTCGTGCCGGCGCCATACGACCAGAGCCCTCGAGAGATCAGCCGACTGCAGGTTTCGGGGCTGGACCTCGAGCGTGAGGCCACCGCCGGGGGCAACTACGCCCGTGCCGGCGCTGTCACGCCGCACATCGAAATCAACCGGGAGGCAGCGATGAGCACGGGAAAGACAGCCGCTCAAGTCTCTCACGCGGTGTGTGCCTGGCTGCTCGCTCAGCCTCTGGGAACGCGCCGCGCCTGGGCCCAGCGGCCCGGGATCAGCCTGAGTGAGATCAGCTTCGTTGAGCAGGATGATGAGGTCGAGACGCAAGCGTCGCTGTCCACATCTGAGCGACGACTGATCGTCATCCGAGACAACGGCCTCACCGAGGTGACGCCAGGCACGACGACGGTGCGCGTCTTCGCTGAACGCTTCGCCTGA
- a CDS encoding KAP family P-loop NTPase fold protein: MERNPESPTWLGDDPILDTEDSPDRLGRADFADSAARLLNNVRVSGNSSVVALIGAWGSGKSSMLNMIRSRLDTHSTVDRAAWIVVDFNPWYYSDLASLQVGFFRELTAALPSERSWKSIRSKISSIGQATAPLASVFAGLGLDPSQALSAVSKMIGGDQSLSAIQRSTDDALRLMNRPVLMVLDDLDRLSPDELLLVFKLLRLTGRLHNVHYLISYDEDTLLDALTRTGLVGTNDPRRAVDYLEKMVQIRLDLPPLRDRQIETWLNVAIDQLAARVGLDTVAQPLRRFSQAYYSLMRRRLDTPRSIGRFVSQAEAFLPKDARDFDLEDYLILTWIRTAEPLLYAMLRVERASLIGGRSASMGAMLRAMDSKISKEPWVRRLNEAHIAVEHHDDVADVLSALFPKFNQEWNESSRTYGNSDAPAPRVGNPDYFDRYFHFGVPSDDLADGLVFAAYAQISNGTPGHELDLVHSQFPAKAGLIIPKLETANEADPSGSLALVGWLADQDLAVPESTDTFNDHRRLRVFGARVFLGLPLSDVHVAVETVAAKSGGLPILSDWLQYANDPRAHYRLSDEQKTSFAEADLRFLVHVRALFESQRATSPIDIDEHIWNLIGDWYRIDVEGVRTWIAALFLTGEWLPLDVVARLVITGVTDGVPDAPLMLSGLDFEALDNIVGLDFLYAALDQEIEVASAPPWRDHSVEATPESRRQYALQLLRERRGSVQQ; encoded by the coding sequence ATGGAACGCAATCCCGAAAGCCCAACTTGGCTCGGGGATGACCCCATTCTCGACACCGAAGACTCGCCTGATCGCCTCGGCCGCGCAGACTTTGCCGATTCGGCTGCCAGACTCCTCAACAATGTGAGAGTCAGCGGCAATTCGTCAGTGGTGGCACTAATCGGCGCCTGGGGATCGGGAAAGTCAAGCATGCTGAACATGATCCGCTCTCGACTCGATACTCATTCCACTGTTGATCGGGCGGCCTGGATCGTGGTCGATTTCAATCCTTGGTATTACTCAGATCTGGCTTCTCTCCAGGTTGGATTCTTCCGTGAACTCACCGCGGCCTTGCCAAGCGAGAGATCGTGGAAGAGCATCCGCAGCAAGATATCCAGCATCGGTCAGGCAACGGCCCCGTTGGCGAGTGTCTTTGCCGGCCTGGGGCTTGATCCCAGCCAAGCACTGTCTGCGGTCTCCAAGATGATCGGCGGAGACCAGTCTCTTTCCGCTATCCAACGATCGACCGACGACGCTCTCAGGCTGATGAACAGGCCCGTACTCATGGTCCTGGACGATCTGGATCGGCTGTCTCCTGACGAACTGCTCCTGGTATTCAAGTTGCTTCGGCTGACGGGCCGCCTGCATAACGTTCACTACCTCATCTCCTATGACGAGGACACCCTTCTCGACGCGCTCACGCGCACGGGGCTCGTAGGGACGAATGACCCCAGGCGCGCGGTGGATTACCTGGAAAAAATGGTGCAAATCAGACTTGATCTCCCGCCTCTCCGGGACCGGCAAATCGAGACTTGGTTGAATGTCGCAATCGACCAGTTGGCCGCCCGAGTCGGCCTCGACACCGTCGCCCAGCCGTTGAGAAGATTCAGCCAGGCGTACTACTCGCTAATGCGGCGTCGCCTCGATACACCCAGGTCCATCGGCCGCTTCGTGTCTCAGGCGGAAGCATTTCTTCCGAAGGACGCAAGAGACTTCGACCTGGAAGATTACCTGATCCTCACTTGGATTCGAACGGCGGAACCGCTGCTTTACGCCATGCTTCGGGTGGAGCGCGCCTCGCTCATCGGCGGTCGCTCGGCGTCCATGGGCGCAATGTTGAGGGCGATGGACTCGAAAATTTCGAAAGAACCGTGGGTTCGTCGGCTGAACGAAGCGCACATTGCCGTTGAGCATCATGATGATGTGGCCGATGTGCTTTCTGCTCTATTTCCGAAGTTCAATCAAGAATGGAACGAGAGCAGCCGGACTTACGGCAACAGCGACGCACCTGCACCGAGGGTCGGGAATCCCGACTACTTCGACCGCTACTTTCATTTCGGCGTCCCGAGTGACGACCTAGCGGACGGACTCGTTTTCGCGGCGTATGCACAAATCTCAAATGGAACACCCGGTCACGAACTCGACTTGGTCCATTCCCAATTTCCGGCCAAAGCTGGCCTAATCATCCCCAAGCTCGAGACCGCGAACGAAGCCGATCCCTCCGGGAGCCTGGCACTCGTGGGTTGGCTAGCCGACCAGGATCTCGCTGTGCCCGAAAGCACCGACACCTTCAACGACCATCGGCGGCTACGAGTCTTTGGTGCGCGCGTGTTCCTTGGACTGCCGCTATCGGACGTTCATGTGGCGGTGGAGACGGTTGCGGCAAAATCCGGCGGGCTCCCAATACTGTCGGACTGGCTCCAGTACGCCAACGACCCAAGGGCTCACTATCGCCTTTCGGACGAGCAAAAAACCTCTTTTGCAGAAGCCGACTTGCGCTTCTTGGTGCACGTTCGAGCACTTTTCGAATCACAACGAGCTACTTCCCCCATCGATATTGACGAGCACATCTGGAATCTGATTGGGGATTGGTATCGCATCGACGTTGAGGGCGTCCGCACCTGGATCGCGGCACTCTTCCTAACCGGTGAATGGCTGCCCCTAGACGTCGTGGCGCGTCTCGTCATAACGGGCGTCACGGACGGTGTTCCCGATGCGCCGCTGATGCTTAGCGGCCTTGATTTTGAGGCCTTGGACAACATTGTCGGACTGGACTTTCTTTACGCGGCACTTGATCAAGAGATCGAGGTCGCATCAGCTCCGCCATGGAGAGATCATTCCGTGGAGGCCACACCGGAAAGTCGTCGGCAGTACGCCCTTCAATTGCTACGGGAGAGAAGGGGAAGCGTCCAGCAATAG